A genomic segment from Actinomadura hallensis encodes:
- a CDS encoding uroporphyrinogen-III synthase — protein MSTGSEPLAGFAVGVTAARRHEELATLLERRGARVVPAPAIRHVPLADDAELLKATRVCVEEPLDHVVVTTGIGFRAWLEAADGWGMRDALAARLAEARIVARGPKARGAIRSAGLRERWSPGSEECAEVIGRLLREDLAGARVAVQLYGERHPELTGALRAAGADVVEIPVYRWARTEDPTPLRRLIGQAVAGTVDAITFTSAAAVAVTLAVAAEDGLEDPLLEAMRGQLVAACVGPVTGRELAGRGVPVVQPERARLGALVRTLAAELPRRRSRRLSVRGLTLELRGHAVVLDGQLRPIAPAPMAILRALARRPGHVVSRAELCGVLPSRLMPGGAPARDGWTREARSREARPQADEHAVEMAVARLRRGLGRPGIVETVVKRGYRLACDPRLADRLPAGAGG, from the coding sequence ATGAGCACCGGCAGTGAGCCGCTGGCCGGGTTCGCCGTCGGCGTGACCGCGGCCCGCCGCCACGAGGAGCTCGCGACGCTCCTGGAACGCCGCGGCGCCCGGGTCGTGCCCGCGCCCGCCATCCGGCACGTCCCGCTGGCCGACGACGCCGAGCTGCTGAAGGCGACCCGCGTCTGCGTCGAAGAACCCCTGGACCACGTCGTCGTCACGACCGGGATCGGTTTCCGGGCGTGGCTGGAGGCGGCCGACGGGTGGGGGATGCGGGACGCCCTCGCCGCCCGGCTGGCCGAGGCCCGCATCGTGGCGCGCGGCCCCAAGGCCCGCGGCGCGATCCGCTCGGCGGGCCTGAGGGAACGCTGGTCGCCGGGGTCGGAGGAGTGCGCCGAGGTGATCGGGCGCCTGCTGCGCGAGGACCTGGCCGGCGCGAGGGTGGCGGTCCAGCTGTACGGGGAGCGGCATCCGGAGCTGACCGGCGCGCTGCGCGCCGCGGGCGCCGACGTCGTGGAGATCCCGGTGTACCGGTGGGCGCGGACCGAGGACCCCACGCCGCTGCGGCGCCTGATCGGGCAGGCCGTCGCGGGCACGGTCGACGCGATCACGTTCACCAGCGCGGCCGCGGTGGCCGTGACGCTGGCCGTCGCCGCCGAGGACGGGCTGGAGGACCCGCTGCTGGAGGCGATGCGCGGCCAGCTGGTCGCGGCGTGCGTCGGGCCGGTGACCGGCCGGGAGCTGGCCGGGCGCGGCGTCCCGGTCGTCCAGCCGGAGCGGGCCCGGCTCGGCGCGCTGGTGCGCACGCTGGCGGCGGAGCTGCCGCGCCGCCGGTCGCGGCGGCTGTCGGTGCGCGGGCTGACGCTGGAGCTGCGCGGGCACGCCGTCGTCCTGGACGGCCAGCTGCGGCCGATCGCGCCCGCGCCGATGGCGATCCTGCGGGCGCTGGCGCGGCGCCCCGGGCACGTGGTGTCGCGGGCGGAGCTGTGCGGCGTGCTGCCGAGCCGGCTCATGCCCGGCGGCGCCCCGGCCAGGGACGGGTGGACGCGGGAGGCGCGCTCGCGGGAGGCCCGGCCGCAGGCCGACGAGCACGCGGTGGAGATGGCGGTGGCGCGGCTGAGGCGCGGCCTCGGCCGCCCGGGGATCGTGGAGACCGTCGTCAAGCGCGGGTACCGGCTGGCGTGCGACCCGCGCCTCGCCGACCGGCTTCCGGCGGGCGCCGGTGGCTGA
- a CDS encoding sirohydrochlorin chelatase, which produces MADGTAAGGPVLDGAGAGDGDAPALLAVAHGTRDPAGPAAVRALLGLVRPGLRVVEAYGELAAPSLEDAAAGLGGGPAVVVPLLLARGYHALIDFPERAGRALPHAVTARPLGPDPLLAATLADTLAGALTGAPDGAAPGETADAAGRPGRALPPRPDAVVLGAAGSADPAGTADVRAAARLLARRLAAEPGGDAAGEPRRCVPHGFVAGAGPALDAVVAGLRRGGADRVAVASYLLAPGRFHDRMAACGADVVAPPIGAHPAVARLVLRRYDEARRHLETAVAMR; this is translated from the coding sequence GTGGCTGACGGGACCGCCGCGGGCGGGCCGGTGCTCGACGGAGCGGGCGCCGGCGACGGGGACGCCCCGGCGCTGCTGGCCGTCGCGCACGGCACCCGGGACCCGGCCGGGCCCGCCGCCGTCCGGGCGCTGCTCGGCCTGGTGCGGCCCGGCCTGCGGGTCGTCGAGGCCTACGGCGAGCTCGCGGCGCCGTCGCTGGAGGACGCCGCGGCCGGGCTGGGCGGCGGCCCGGCGGTCGTGGTCCCGCTGCTGCTGGCGCGCGGCTACCACGCGCTGATCGACTTCCCGGAACGGGCCGGCCGGGCGCTGCCGCACGCGGTGACGGCCCGGCCGCTCGGCCCGGACCCCCTGCTGGCCGCCACGCTGGCCGACACGCTCGCGGGCGCGCTCACCGGCGCGCCGGACGGTGCGGCGCCGGGTGAGACGGCGGATGCGGCGGGGCGGCCGGGCAGGGCTCTCCCGCCGCGCCCGGACGCCGTGGTCCTCGGTGCGGCGGGGTCCGCCGATCCGGCGGGCACGGCCGACGTGCGGGCGGCGGCGCGGCTGCTCGCGCGCCGGCTCGCGGCGGAGCCGGGCGGGGACGCGGCCGGGGAGCCGCGGCGGTGCGTCCCGCACGGCTTCGTCGCCGGGGCCGGACCCGCGCTGGACGCGGTCGTGGCGGGGCTGCGGCGCGGCGGCGCCGATCGCGTGGCGGTCGCGTCCTACCTGCTGGCGCCCGGCCGCTTCCACGACCGGATGGCGGCGTGCGGCGCGGACGTGGTCGCCCCGCCGATCGGGGCGCACCCGGCCGTGGCCCGCCTGGTCCTGCGCCGCTACGACGAGGCCCGCAGGCACCTGGAGACCGCCGTCGCGATGCGCTGA
- a CDS encoding ATP-binding cassette domain-containing protein has translation MPDGGPAVEVDGLSKTFGDVEAVRGIEFTVRPGEIFGFLGPNGAGKSTTISMLCTLLRPTGGRALVAGHDVVRERDDVRRNIGLVFQDTTLDGYLTGEQNLRFHAELYGVPRSVMRERMRQVLEMVGLWDRRRDLVQTYSGGMKRRLEIARGLLHSPRVLFLDEPTVGLDPQTRASIWDYIRQLQAAEEITIFMTTHYMDEAEFCDRIAIMDQGTIVALDTPEALKAGIGEDRVRIETTDDEAAIAAIRERFGLEAGVSEGAVAFSVASGEAFVPRLFAELGVPIRSVHVSRPSLDDVFMSFTGTTIRDAEAGAGDRNRAVMRAMRR, from the coding sequence ATGCCTGACGGGGGACCGGCCGTCGAGGTCGACGGCCTGAGCAAGACCTTCGGTGACGTGGAGGCCGTGCGGGGGATCGAGTTCACCGTCCGGCCGGGGGAGATCTTCGGGTTCCTCGGCCCGAACGGCGCGGGCAAGTCCACCACGATCAGCATGCTGTGCACGCTGCTGAGGCCGACCGGCGGCCGCGCCCTGGTCGCCGGGCACGACGTGGTCCGCGAGCGCGACGACGTGCGCCGCAACATCGGGCTGGTGTTCCAGGACACCACCCTCGACGGCTACCTGACGGGCGAGCAGAACCTGCGCTTCCACGCCGAGCTGTACGGGGTGCCGCGGTCGGTGATGCGCGAGCGCATGCGGCAGGTGCTGGAGATGGTCGGGCTGTGGGACCGGCGCCGCGACCTGGTGCAGACCTACTCCGGCGGCATGAAGCGGCGCCTGGAGATCGCGCGCGGGCTGCTGCACTCGCCGCGCGTGCTGTTCCTCGACGAGCCGACCGTCGGCCTGGACCCGCAGACCCGCGCGTCGATCTGGGACTACATCCGGCAGCTCCAGGCCGCCGAGGAGATCACGATCTTCATGACGACGCACTACATGGACGAGGCCGAGTTCTGCGACAGGATCGCGATCATGGACCAGGGGACGATCGTGGCGCTGGACACGCCCGAGGCGCTCAAGGCCGGCATCGGCGAGGACCGGGTGCGCATCGAGACCACCGACGACGAGGCCGCGATCGCCGCGATCCGGGAGCGGTTCGGGCTGGAGGCGGGGGTGTCCGAGGGCGCCGTCGCCTTCTCGGTCGCGTCCGGAGAGGCGTTCGTGCCGCGGCTGTTCGCCGAGCTCGGCGTCCCGATCCGCTCGGTGCACGTGTCGCGTCCGTCGCTGGACGACGTGTTCATGTCGTTCACCGGCACGACGATCCGGGACGCCGAGGCCGGTGCCGGCGACCGCAACAGGGCGGTGATGCGGGCGATGCGGAGATGA
- a CDS encoding ABC transporter permease → MSAPSEPGAGTGAAAGVVRVRVPEPGLRQDVRAVKIVLHRELLRFWRDKLRMVSGLVQPVLWLLVMGTGLSNLMATGGAGSGVDLRTFIFPGVCAMSVMFTAMFSAGSIVWDREFGFLREMLVAPVSRSAIVIGKCIGGALVATLQGAVIVALAGLAGVPYDPLLLAELVAMMFLGAFALTGFGVMMAARITQMQSFFAVMQMAMLPMMFLSGALYPLHGLPAWLSVLTKLNPLTYAVDPMRQAVFARLDLSPALQKTFSSGVTWNGWLVPVWLELLIVAGMGVVLMAVAILQFRRAE, encoded by the coding sequence ATGAGCGCGCCGAGCGAGCCCGGCGCGGGGACGGGTGCGGCCGCCGGGGTCGTCCGCGTCCGGGTGCCCGAGCCCGGCCTGCGGCAGGACGTGCGCGCCGTGAAGATCGTCCTGCACCGGGAGCTGCTGCGGTTCTGGCGCGACAAGCTGCGGATGGTGTCGGGCCTGGTGCAGCCGGTGCTGTGGCTGCTGGTCATGGGCACCGGCCTGTCGAACCTGATGGCGACCGGGGGAGCGGGCAGCGGCGTCGACCTGCGGACGTTCATCTTCCCCGGCGTGTGCGCGATGTCGGTGATGTTCACCGCGATGTTCTCCGCCGGGTCGATCGTGTGGGACCGCGAGTTCGGGTTCCTGCGCGAGATGCTCGTCGCGCCGGTCAGCCGCAGCGCCATCGTGATCGGCAAGTGCATCGGCGGGGCGCTGGTGGCGACCCTGCAGGGCGCGGTGATCGTGGCGCTCGCGGGCCTGGCCGGCGTCCCCTACGACCCGCTGCTGCTGGCCGAGCTGGTCGCGATGATGTTCCTCGGGGCGTTCGCGCTGACCGGGTTCGGCGTCATGATGGCCGCGCGGATCACGCAGATGCAGTCGTTCTTCGCCGTCATGCAGATGGCGATGCTGCCGATGATGTTCCTGTCGGGGGCGCTGTACCCGCTGCACGGGCTGCCGGCGTGGCTGAGCGTGCTGACCAAGCTGAACCCGCTCACCTACGCCGTCGACCCGATGCGCCAGGCGGTGTTCGCGCGCCTCGACCTGTCGCCCGCCCTGCAGAAGACGTTCAGCTCGGGGGTGACGTGGAACGGGTGGCTCGTCCCGGTGTGGCTGGAGCTTCTCATCGTGGCGGGCATGGGCGTCGTGCTGATGGCCGTGGCGATCCTGCAGTTCCGCCGCGCCGAATGA
- a CDS encoding RNA polymerase sigma factor codes for MPRSAVETPLTESAGPALDDLLKRGRAQGRLSLDEVRGAFETAGISPAQGRSILRELSEAGISLAGESDTVRKMAAAADHDGGDTAQATSGTQKRTRRTAAKTAGKGARKSTGRRAAKDAPESTGKSTGAVADEEFEVTEVQAADTGSAHTGSTDTGFADTADGDTDTEFTGGGTADLDDQSTTMGDSVHTYLKAIGRRQLLTAEQEVELAKRIEAGLYAEHKLENEDVPDDLRADLEWIAADGRRAKAHMLEANLRLVVSVAKKYSDRGLSLLDVVQEGNLGLIRAVEKFDYSKGYKFSTYAMWWIRQAIQRGFADSARTIRLPVHVLEMLSKLSRVERDMHQRLGREPTPEELAPELDRTPEQIRELLRTSRQPISLDSTIGEDGETRIGDLIEDTDMPEASELVDRQLMADQLRRTLDVLSPREAKIMSMRFGLYDGTPRTLDEIGKALGLTRERIRQLEKESLSKLRHPSNAHPLLDFAV; via the coding sequence ATGCCGCGAAGCGCCGTCGAGACCCCGCTCACGGAGTCGGCGGGTCCCGCGCTCGACGACCTCCTCAAGCGTGGCCGCGCCCAAGGGCGCCTCTCGCTCGACGAGGTGAGGGGGGCCTTCGAGACCGCCGGAATCAGCCCGGCCCAGGGCCGCTCCATCCTGCGCGAGCTGTCCGAGGCCGGCATCAGCCTCGCCGGCGAGTCCGACACCGTCCGCAAGATGGCAGCGGCAGCCGACCACGACGGAGGGGACACCGCCCAGGCGACGTCCGGAACCCAGAAGCGCACCCGCAGGACGGCCGCGAAGACCGCCGGCAAGGGCGCCCGGAAGAGCACGGGCAGGCGCGCCGCGAAGGACGCCCCCGAGAGCACCGGCAAGAGCACCGGCGCCGTCGCCGACGAGGAGTTCGAGGTCACCGAGGTCCAGGCCGCCGACACCGGGAGCGCCCACACGGGGAGCACCGACACCGGCTTCGCGGACACCGCCGACGGCGACACCGACACCGAGTTCACGGGCGGCGGGACGGCCGACCTGGACGACCAGTCGACCACGATGGGCGACTCGGTCCACACCTACCTCAAGGCCATCGGGCGCCGCCAGCTGCTCACCGCGGAGCAGGAGGTCGAACTCGCCAAGCGGATCGAGGCCGGCCTGTACGCCGAGCACAAGCTGGAGAACGAGGACGTCCCCGACGACCTGCGCGCCGACCTGGAGTGGATCGCCGCCGACGGCCGCCGCGCCAAGGCCCACATGCTCGAGGCCAACCTGCGGCTCGTGGTGTCGGTCGCCAAGAAGTACTCCGACCGCGGCCTGTCGCTGCTGGACGTCGTGCAGGAGGGCAACCTGGGCCTGATCCGCGCGGTGGAGAAGTTCGACTACTCCAAGGGCTACAAGTTCTCCACGTACGCGATGTGGTGGATCCGGCAGGCGATCCAGCGCGGGTTCGCCGACTCGGCCCGCACCATCCGGCTGCCCGTCCACGTCCTGGAGATGCTGAGCAAGCTCAGCCGCGTCGAGCGCGACATGCACCAGCGGCTCGGCCGCGAGCCCACCCCCGAGGAGCTGGCGCCCGAGCTGGACAGGACGCCCGAGCAGATCCGGGAGCTGCTGCGCACCAGCCGCCAGCCGATCAGCCTGGACTCCACCATCGGCGAGGACGGCGAGACCCGCATCGGCGACCTCATCGAGGACACCGACATGCCCGAGGCGTCCGAGCTGGTCGACCGGCAGCTGATGGCCGACCAGCTGCGCCGCACCCTGGACGTCCTGTCCCCCCGCGAGGCCAAGATCATGTCGATGCGGTTCGGGCTGTACGACGGGACGCCCCGCACCCTCGACGAGATCGGCAAGGCCCTCGGGCTGACCCGCGAGCGGATCCGCCAGCTGGAGAAGGAGTCGCTGTCGAAGCTGCGGCACCCCAGCAACGCCCACCCGCTGCTGGACTTCGCGGTCTGA
- a CDS encoding AMP-binding protein has translation MNRPLHAAVLPPGPRLLRALADALDGGPAICPLPPGLPRPALGRLLDALAPDAVETPDGIVPHDPRGGRVPVADGTAVLIATSGSTGPPKFVELAAAALRHSAEGTLARIGAAPGDRWLCCVPTSHISGVQVLVRSLVAGTEPIITPRFDPAAVAAAPGAHVSLVPTQLRRLLDAGADLSRTGTILLGGAAAAPGLLAEARARGARIFTTYGMSETSGGCVYDGTPLPGMRAEVGDDGRIRLAGPSLFTGYRLRPEDTAAAMDGEWFVTQDLGAMEDGRLRVRGRVDDVINTGGEKVVAGEVAAVLSRHPAVRDVVVVGRPDPEWGERVTAVVVPSPDAPAPPELTELRAFVRETMPAHAAPRELELVEAIPLLPSGKPDRARLASPVT, from the coding sequence ATGAATCGCCCACTGCACGCCGCCGTTCTGCCGCCCGGGCCCCGGCTGCTGCGGGCCCTCGCGGACGCCCTCGACGGCGGACCGGCGATCTGCCCGCTGCCGCCCGGCCTGCCCCGGCCCGCGCTCGGCCGCCTCCTGGACGCCCTCGCGCCCGACGCGGTCGAGACGCCCGACGGGATCGTCCCGCACGACCCGCGCGGCGGGCGCGTCCCCGTCGCGGACGGCACCGCCGTGCTGATCGCCACCTCCGGCTCCACCGGCCCGCCCAAGTTCGTCGAGCTGGCGGCCGCCGCGCTGCGGCACTCCGCCGAGGGGACCCTCGCCCGCATCGGGGCCGCGCCCGGCGACCGGTGGCTGTGCTGCGTGCCCACCAGCCACATCTCCGGCGTGCAGGTCCTCGTGCGCTCCCTCGTCGCCGGCACCGAGCCGATCATCACGCCCCGCTTCGACCCCGCCGCGGTGGCCGCGGCGCCCGGCGCGCACGTGTCGCTGGTGCCGACGCAGCTGCGGCGCCTGCTGGACGCCGGCGCCGACCTGTCCCGGACCGGGACGATCCTGCTCGGCGGCGCCGCCGCCGCGCCCGGCCTGCTCGCCGAGGCCCGCGCCCGCGGCGCGCGGATCTTCACCACCTACGGGATGAGCGAGACCAGCGGCGGCTGCGTCTACGACGGGACGCCGCTGCCGGGCATGCGCGCGGAGGTCGGCGACGACGGCCGTATCCGCCTCGCGGGCCCGTCGCTGTTCACCGGCTACCGGCTGCGGCCCGAGGACACCGCCGCCGCCATGGACGGTGAGTGGTTCGTCACACAGGACCTCGGCGCCATGGAGGACGGCCGGCTCCGCGTCCGCGGCCGGGTCGACGACGTGATCAACACCGGCGGGGAGAAGGTGGTGGCGGGCGAGGTCGCCGCCGTCCTGTCCCGCCACCCCGCGGTCCGCGACGTCGTGGTGGTCGGACGGCCCGATCCGGAGTGGGGCGAGCGGGTCACCGCCGTCGTCGTGCCCTCTCCCGACGCCCCCGCCCCGCCCGAGCTGACCGAACTGAGGGCCTTCGTCCGTGAGACGATGCCCGCGCACGCCGCCCCGCGCGAGCTGGAACTGGTGGAGGCCATCCCGCTGTTGCCCAGTGGAAAACCGGACCGGGCCCGGCTGGCGTCGCCCGTTACCTGA
- a CDS encoding 1,4-dihydroxy-2-naphthoyl-CoA synthase: MVSELFDADAWKEVEGFDFTDITYHRAVDHGTVRVAFNRPEVRNAFRPHTVDELYRALDHARMSSDVGCVLLTGNGPSPKDGGWAFCSGGDQRIRGKDGYKYAEGETSDTIDPARAGRLHILEVQRLIRFMGKVVICVVPGWAAGGGHSLHVVSDLTIASREHARFKQTDADVASFDGGFGSAYLARQVGQKFAREIFFLGDEYDAEAAHRMGMVNAVVPHAELEATALEWARKVNGKSPTAQRMLKFAFNLVDDGLVGQQVFAGEATRLAYGTDEAAEGRDAFLEKRDPDWSPYPWYY; encoded by the coding sequence ATGGTCTCTGAGCTGTTCGACGCGGACGCGTGGAAAGAGGTCGAGGGCTTCGACTTCACCGACATCACCTACCACCGGGCCGTGGACCACGGCACGGTGCGGGTGGCGTTCAACCGTCCCGAGGTGCGCAACGCGTTCCGCCCCCACACGGTGGACGAGCTGTACCGGGCGCTGGACCACGCGCGGATGTCGAGCGACGTCGGGTGCGTGCTGCTGACCGGCAACGGGCCCTCGCCCAAGGACGGCGGGTGGGCGTTCTGCTCGGGCGGCGACCAGCGCATCCGCGGCAAGGACGGCTACAAGTACGCCGAGGGGGAGACCTCGGACACGATCGACCCGGCGCGGGCGGGGCGGCTGCACATCCTGGAGGTGCAGCGGCTGATCCGCTTCATGGGCAAGGTCGTCATCTGCGTGGTGCCGGGCTGGGCCGCGGGCGGCGGGCACAGCCTGCACGTGGTGTCGGACCTCACCATCGCCAGCCGGGAGCACGCCCGGTTCAAGCAGACCGACGCGGACGTGGCGAGCTTCGACGGCGGCTTCGGGTCGGCGTACCTGGCGCGGCAGGTCGGGCAGAAGTTCGCCCGCGAGATCTTCTTCCTCGGCGACGAGTACGACGCGGAGGCCGCGCACCGGATGGGCATGGTGAACGCGGTCGTCCCGCACGCCGAGCTGGAGGCGACGGCGCTGGAGTGGGCCCGCAAGGTCAACGGGAAGAGCCCGACGGCGCAGCGGATGCTGAAGTTCGCGTTCAACCTGGTCGACGACGGCCTGGTCGGGCAGCAGGTGTTCGCGGGGGAGGCGACGCGGCTGGCGTACGGCACCGACGAGGCCGCCGAGGGCCGCGACGCGTTCCTGGAGAAGCGCGATCCCGACTGGTCGCCCTACCCGTGGTACTACTAA
- a CDS encoding o-succinylbenzoate synthase — translation MRTRFRGVTRREGALIQGPAGWGEFSPFPEYGPAECARWLAAAREAAHDGWPAPVRDTVPVNATIPAVGPERAYAMARDSGCRTAKVKVAERGQTDADDLARVEAVRDALGPGGKVRVDVNGAWDVDHAARMIRALDRWELEYVEQPCATLEELALVRRRVDVPVAADESIRRAEDPLRVRAAGAADVAVLKVQPLGGVAAALRVAEACGLPVVVSSAVETSVGLAAGVALAAALPDLPYACGLGTLPLLEGDVVRDPLEPVAGEIEVRRPVVDEEALRRWEAPDAAWRERAAAAQAHLGGPEVIGAAP, via the coding sequence ATGCGGACGCGGTTCCGCGGTGTCACGCGGCGGGAGGGCGCCCTGATCCAGGGCCCCGCCGGCTGGGGGGAGTTCTCGCCGTTTCCCGAGTACGGCCCGGCCGAGTGCGCCCGCTGGCTCGCCGCGGCCCGCGAGGCCGCCCATGACGGCTGGCCGGCGCCGGTCCGCGACACGGTCCCGGTGAACGCGACGATCCCGGCGGTCGGCCCGGAGCGGGCGTACGCGATGGCACGTGACTCCGGCTGCCGCACCGCCAAGGTGAAGGTCGCCGAGCGCGGCCAGACCGACGCCGACGACCTCGCTCGGGTGGAGGCGGTCCGCGACGCGCTCGGCCCCGGCGGGAAGGTGCGGGTGGACGTGAACGGCGCCTGGGACGTCGACCACGCGGCCCGCATGATCCGGGCGCTGGACCGCTGGGAGCTGGAGTACGTCGAGCAGCCCTGCGCGACCCTGGAGGAGCTGGCGCTGGTGCGGCGGCGGGTGGACGTGCCGGTCGCGGCCGACGAGTCGATCCGCCGCGCCGAGGATCCGCTGCGGGTGCGGGCGGCGGGCGCCGCGGACGTGGCGGTGCTGAAGGTGCAGCCGCTGGGCGGGGTCGCCGCGGCGCTGCGGGTCGCGGAGGCGTGCGGGCTGCCGGTCGTGGTGTCCAGCGCCGTGGAGACGTCGGTGGGGCTGGCGGCGGGCGTGGCGCTGGCGGCGGCGCTGCCGGACCTGCCGTACGCGTGCGGGCTGGGGACACTGCCGCTGCTGGAGGGCGACGTCGTCCGGGATCCGCTGGAGCCGGTGGCGGGGGAGATCGAGGTGCGGCGTCCGGTGGTGGACGAGGAGGCGCTGCGGCGCTGGGAGGCGCCGGACGCGGCGTGGCGGGAGCGGGCGGCGGCCGCGCAGGCGCATCTGGGCGGTCCCGAGGTGATCGGGGCGGCGCCGTGA
- the menD gene encoding 2-succinyl-5-enolpyruvyl-6-hydroxy-3-cyclohexene-1-carboxylic-acid synthase — protein MNPATALATVLVDELARCGMTDAVLAPGSRSAPLALALHAAAEAGRVRLHVRIDERSASFLGLGLAKRSGRPVALVCTSGTAAANFHPAVIEAHESGVPLIVITADRPPELRDTGANQTIDQVKLYGTAVRWSTEIGVPENRPGMVAYWRSLVSRAWGLAQAPAPGPVHLNAAFREPLIPDGDETWCEPLDGDATGAWTKVRAATPGSVLHVPPTRRGVLVVGDGAANVKRYVAAASMAGWPVLAEPHGNARYGDHALTAHHYLLGVPEFVERHRPEVVVTLGKPGLSRPLLSLLRRAEEHIVLAPDLAHWPDPVRSATQVAPEVEIPVVSGDDGWLRSWREADRAAAAAVDAVLDAFPEVSEPRLARDLVASVPGGSLLFTAASMPIRDLDQVMRPRRGIRIMANRGASGIDGLVSTAMGAALAHSGRSFALLGDLAFLHDQNGLVLGPQDSRPDLTIIVVNNRGGGIFSLLPQAALAEPFERVFGTPHQVDLEAVASAYGLPYRLLEAAADLPKALVGEGLRIVEARTDRDANAVLHAEMRKAAQSAVRAVLA, from the coding sequence GTGAACCCGGCGACCGCGCTCGCGACGGTGCTGGTCGACGAGCTGGCGCGCTGCGGGATGACCGACGCGGTGCTGGCGCCGGGGTCGCGTTCGGCGCCGCTGGCGCTGGCGCTGCACGCCGCCGCGGAGGCGGGGCGGGTCCGGCTGCACGTGCGCATCGACGAGCGGTCGGCGTCGTTCCTCGGGCTCGGGCTCGCCAAGCGGTCGGGGCGGCCGGTGGCGCTGGTGTGCACCTCGGGCACGGCCGCGGCGAACTTCCATCCGGCGGTGATCGAGGCGCACGAGTCCGGGGTGCCGCTGATCGTGATCACCGCGGACCGGCCGCCGGAGCTGCGCGACACCGGCGCGAACCAGACGATCGACCAGGTGAAGCTGTACGGGACGGCGGTGCGGTGGTCCACCGAGATCGGGGTGCCGGAGAACCGTCCCGGGATGGTGGCGTACTGGCGCTCGCTGGTGAGCCGCGCGTGGGGGCTGGCGCAGGCGCCGGCGCCGGGCCCGGTGCATCTGAACGCCGCGTTCCGGGAGCCGCTGATCCCCGACGGCGACGAGACGTGGTGCGAGCCGCTGGACGGCGACGCGACGGGCGCGTGGACGAAGGTGCGGGCGGCGACGCCCGGGTCGGTGCTGCACGTCCCGCCGACGCGCCGCGGGGTGCTCGTGGTGGGGGACGGGGCCGCCAACGTCAAGCGGTACGTGGCGGCGGCGTCGATGGCCGGCTGGCCGGTGCTCGCCGAGCCGCACGGCAACGCCCGCTACGGCGACCACGCCCTGACCGCGCACCACTACCTGCTGGGCGTTCCGGAGTTCGTGGAGCGGCACCGCCCGGAGGTGGTGGTGACGCTGGGCAAGCCGGGGCTGTCGCGTCCGCTGCTGTCGCTGCTGCGGCGGGCGGAGGAGCACATCGTCCTGGCTCCGGACCTGGCGCACTGGCCGGACCCGGTGCGGTCGGCGACGCAGGTGGCGCCGGAGGTGGAGATCCCGGTCGTGTCGGGCGACGACGGGTGGCTGCGGTCGTGGCGCGAGGCGGACCGGGCCGCCGCGGCGGCGGTCGACGCGGTGCTGGACGCGTTCCCGGAGGTCAGCGAGCCGCGGCTGGCGCGCGACCTGGTGGCGTCGGTGCCGGGCGGGTCGCTGCTGTTCACGGCGGCGAGCATGCCGATCCGCGATCTGGACCAGGTGATGCGGCCGCGGCGCGGCATCCGGATCATGGCGAACCGGGGTGCGAGCGGCATCGACGGGCTGGTGTCGACGGCGATGGGCGCGGCGCTGGCGCACAGCGGCCGCTCGTTCGCGCTGCTGGGCGACCTGGCGTTCCTGCACGACCAGAACGGCCTGGTGCTCGGCCCGCAGGACAGCCGGCCCGATCTGACGATCATCGTGGTGAACAACCGGGGCGGCGGGATCTTCTCGCTGCTGCCGCAGGCGGCGCTCGCGGAGCCGTTCGAGCGGGTGTTCGGCACCCCGCACCAGGTGGACCTGGAGGCGGTCGCCTCCGCGTACGGGCTTCCGTACCGGCTGCTGGAGGCCGCCGCGGACCTGCCGAAGGCGCTGGTGGGGGAGGGGCTGCGGATCGTGGAGGCCCGCACCGACCGGGACGCGAACGCGGTGCTGCACGCGGAGATGCGCAAGGCCGCCCAGTCGGCCGTCCGCGCCGTCCTGGCCTGA
- a CDS encoding ATP-binding cassette domain-containing protein: MPIIEVSGLRKTYGRRRAVDDVGFTVHEGEIFGILGPNGAGKTTAVECLGGLRRPGAGTVRVAGLAPRARRDTWTLIDEIRDTGVTVVLVTHSMEEAQRLCDRVAVFTPSSAVATAPRRSPPPTNGTCSPDAPPAALFRFSCRCLFGLRVAGRERIARRLYIVS; this comes from the coding sequence ATGCCGATCATCGAAGTCAGCGGGCTGCGCAAGACCTACGGCCGCCGCCGCGCCGTGGACGACGTCGGCTTCACCGTTCACGAGGGCGAGATCTTCGGGATCCTCGGCCCCAACGGCGCCGGCAAGACCACCGCCGTCGAATGCCTGGGGGGCCTGCGCCGCCCCGGCGCCGGCACCGTCCGGGTCGCCGGCCTCGCCCCCCGCGCCCGCCGCGACACCTGGACACTGATCGACGAGATCCGCGACACCGGCGTCACCGTCGTGCTCGTCACCCACTCCATGGAGGAGGCCCAGCGCCTCTGCGACCGGGTCGCCGTGTTTACGCCAAGCTCGGCGGTGGCGACCGCGCCGCGGCGGTCGCCACCGCCTACGAACGGCACCTGCTCCCCTGACGCCCCACCGGCCGCGCTGTTCAGGTTCTCTTGTCGCTGCTTGTTTGGGTTGAGGGTGGCTGGGAGGGAGCGCATCGCCCGACGCCTTTACATTGTAAGTTGA